A genomic segment from Gossypium hirsutum isolate 1008001.06 chromosome D04, Gossypium_hirsutum_v2.1, whole genome shotgun sequence encodes:
- the LOC107899251 gene encoding beta-fructofuranosidase, insoluble isoenzyme 1 has product MAIWNLLWLYILILYVNNGRMEASHKVYPQFQSLSAVNIRQLHHTAFHFQPPKNWINDPNGPMYYNGIYHIFYQYNPKGAVWGNIVWGHSISKDLINWKELEPAICPSKHFDIDGAWSGSTTILPSNKPIILYTGVDSNGIQTQNYAVPANLSDPYLRKWIKPGNNPLIDPENGVNATAFRDPSTAWWLNGRWRVLVGSERNSRGIAYLYRSRDFIHWTKAKHPFHSAPNTGMWECPDFYPVSLSSKEGLDPSYMGKHVKHVLKVSLDDARYDYYTLGTYLTNDDKYVPDNASVDGWAGLRYDYGNFYASKTFFDPAKRRRILWGWVNESDFTQDDVKKGWAGIQAIPRIVWLDTNQRQLKQWPVEELNTLRGEIVKMSHQKLKKGHHIEIQGITAAQADIDVTFYIPSLDKTEEFNPSWEDAQRLCANKGSKVEGGVGPFGLLTLASKNLEEYTAVFFRVFKTSKKHVVLLCSDARSSSLEDGIYKPSFAGFVDVDLADKKLSLRSLIDHSVVESFGGGGKTCITSRVYPTLAVLDNAHLYAFNNGDETIIVKNLNAWSMNKAKMN; this is encoded by the exons ATGGCAATTTGGAACCTCCTATGGCTTTACATATTAATTCTTTATGTTAACAATGGCAGAATGGAAGCGTCTCACAAGGTTTATCCACAATTTCAGTCTTTAAGTGCAGTTAACATCCGCCAACTCCATCATACTGCCTTTCACTTTCAGCCTCCCAAAAATTGGATCAATG ATCCAAACG GTCCTATGTACTATAATGGAATATACCATATTTTCTATCAATACAATCCCAAAGGTGCTGTGTGGGGTAACATTGTTTGGGGCCATTCAATTTCAAAGGATTTGATCAATTGGAAAGAACTTGAGCCTGCAATTTGTCCTTCAAAACATTTTGATATCGATGGTGCTTGGTCTGGTTCAACCACCATTCTTCCTAGCAATAAGCCAATAATTTTATATACCGGAGTTGATTCCAATGGCATCCAAACCCAAAACTATGCAGTGCCAGCAAATTTATCTGATCCATATTTGCGTAAATGGATCAAACCAGGAAACAATCCACTGATTGATCCTGAAAATGGTGTCAACGCCACTGCTTTCCGTGACCCCTCCACCGCCTGGTGGCTAAATGGGCGGTGGAGAGTCTTAGTTGGAAGCGAAAGGAACAGTAGAGGGATTGCTTATCTGTATAGAAGTAGAGATTTCATTCACTGGACTAAGGCTAAACACCCTTTCCATTCAGCGCCCAATACAGGCATGTGGGAATGTCCTGATTTTTATCCTGTTTCATTATCTAGTAAAGAGGGTTTGGATCCATCTTACATGGGaaaacatgttaagcatgttCTAAAAGTGAGCTTGGATGATGCGAGATACGATTACTACACACTTGGAACATATTTAACTAATGACGATAAATATGTACCTGATAATGCATCAGTTGATGGTTGGGCTGGCCTTAGATATGACTATGGAAATTTCTATGCTTCAAAAACATTCTTTGATCCTGCAAAAAGGAGGAGGATTTTGTGGGGTTGGGTTAATGAATCTGATTTTACTCAAGATGATGTTAAAAAGGGATGGGCTGGAATACAG GCAATTCCTAGAATAGTATGGCTTGACACTAATCAAAGGCAATTGAAGCAATGGCCAGTGGAAGAGTTGAATACTCTAAGAGGGGAAATTGTCAAAATGAGCCATCAAAAGCTTAAAAAAGGCCACCATATTGAAATACAAGGAATAACTGCTGCCCAG GCGGATATTGATGTTACCTTCTATATTCCAAGTTTAGATAAAACTGAGGAATTTAATCCTAGCTGGGAAGATGCCCAACGTCTCTGTGCCAACAAAGGATCAaaggttgaaggtggagttggtCCATTCGGACTCTTAACCTTAGCTTCAAAAAACCTTGAGGAATATACTGCTGTCTTCTTCAGggttttcaaaacatcaaaaaaacATGTGGTTTTGTTGTGCTCTGATGCAAGGAG TTCCTCATTGGAAGATGGAATATATAAACCATCATTTGCTGGCTTCGTTGATGTTGACTTGGCTGATAAGAAGCTCTCTCTTAGGAGTCTG ATTGATCATTCAGTTGTGGAAAGTTTTGGAGGTGGAGGAAAAACATGCATCACATCCAGGGTTTATCCTACATTAGCAGTGCTTGACAATGCTCACTTGTATGCATTCAACAATGGTGACGAGACTATCATTGTCAAGAACCTTAACGCCTGGAGCATGAATAAGGCGAAGATGAATTGA